The following coding sequences lie in one Rhizobium binae genomic window:
- a CDS encoding GGDEF domain-containing protein: MNDAKSTSFDRPAAGSYSPQPLTGAMADEVERLLSGRTRDIRLTGDLRRRFDERRWRQTAKVIRSWMTWVAFVDVLTLALNALLLPREVALSMVAPACLLPPAAILTALVWTKPRPAAVQRASLLGGMCLILLSVALVGVFAGGEFYERHLTIMLFVATSAITIFGVPLAWTIAIACYALCLYFIFQWYNPLVEAGSVVAGTLFFSCGIIATVVARRTMNILAQKTFLLDCRDQRRVAELADANARLERLARTDPLTGIANRRWMMETLESLWRHGRETGTVAMLMCDIDHFKALNDKLGHGEGDRCLVKVAGIIQSCVRADRDLVSRHGGEEFLIVLPDVEEKEAVSVAKRIRESVEAAALPNPSSSVGPSVTLSVGVAFKSAVDTGVSLANLQHEADVALYRAKEAGRNQVCVFHRPPPAAEQIAARR; the protein is encoded by the coding sequence ATGAATGATGCCAAAAGCACGTCCTTCGACCGTCCCGCAGCCGGGTCCTACTCGCCGCAGCCGCTGACCGGCGCGATGGCGGATGAAGTCGAACGCCTTTTGTCGGGCCGGACCCGCGATATTCGCCTGACGGGCGACCTGCGGCGCCGCTTCGATGAAAGGCGATGGCGCCAGACGGCGAAAGTCATCCGTTCTTGGATGACATGGGTCGCCTTCGTCGACGTTTTGACGCTGGCGCTGAATGCCTTGCTGCTTCCCCGCGAGGTCGCACTGTCGATGGTCGCCCCGGCCTGCCTGCTGCCGCCGGCGGCGATCCTGACGGCACTCGTCTGGACCAAACCGCGCCCGGCGGCCGTTCAACGTGCATCGCTTCTCGGCGGCATGTGCCTCATTCTGCTGTCGGTCGCACTGGTCGGCGTCTTTGCGGGAGGCGAATTCTACGAGCGCCATTTGACCATCATGCTGTTCGTCGCCACGAGCGCAATCACCATCTTCGGCGTGCCGCTCGCCTGGACGATCGCAATCGCCTGTTATGCTCTCTGCCTCTATTTCATCTTTCAATGGTACAACCCGCTCGTGGAAGCGGGCAGTGTCGTGGCCGGAACCCTGTTCTTTTCCTGCGGAATCATCGCGACCGTGGTCGCCAGGCGAACGATGAACATCCTGGCGCAGAAGACATTTCTCCTGGACTGCAGGGATCAGCGCCGCGTCGCGGAATTGGCCGATGCGAATGCCCGATTGGAACGGCTGGCCAGAACCGATCCGCTGACGGGGATTGCCAACCGCCGTTGGATGATGGAAACGCTTGAAAGCCTCTGGCGCCATGGCCGTGAAACCGGCACCGTCGCCATGCTCATGTGCGACATCGACCACTTCAAGGCGCTGAACGACAAGCTCGGGCATGGCGAAGGCGACCGCTGCCTCGTCAAGGTCGCCGGCATCATCCAGAGCTGCGTGCGCGCCGATCGCGACCTCGTCTCACGACACGGCGGCGAGGAATTTCTCATCGTCCTGCCTGATGTCGAAGAAAAAGAGGCCGTCTCGGTGGCGAAGCGAATACGGGAAAGTGTCGAAGCCGCCGCCCTTCCGAACCCGTCTTCCAGCGTCGGCCCGTCGGTGACGCTGAGCGTCGGGGTGGCCTTCAAATCGGCGGTCGACACCGGCGTTTCCCTGGCCAACCTCCAGCACGAAGCTGACGTGGCACTTTATCGCGCCAAGGAAGCAGGCCGCAACCAGGTCTGCGTCTTCCATCGTCCGCCACCAGCTGCCGAGCAGATCGCCGCCCGCCGCTGA
- a CDS encoding L-idonate 5-dehydrogenase — translation MRTRLARLYQKGDLRVETDTVSPPGPGEVLLKMAAAGICGSDLHYYQNGGFGPVRVREPIIPGHEASGIVERAGEGVDLKPGTLVAVNPSQPCGRCEYCRKGLAIHCLDMRFMGSAMRLPHEQGMFREWLVVPAMQCVEVGAATTAAEAACSEPLAVCLHAASRAGEISGKRVLITGAGPIGCLMVAAARYHGAAEIIVTDLADAALERAKAMGASRTINVSKEAAALAEFETGKGYFDLVFECSAAAPAIRSAIAAIRPRGTIVQVGVTGEIPVPLNAIVGKELQIHGTQRFHAEFAAAAELISSREIEVRPIISHSLPLRDATAAFELAGDRTAACKVQLTF, via the coding sequence ATGCGGACACGCCTGGCACGGCTGTATCAAAAGGGCGATCTCAGGGTGGAGACCGACACCGTTTCGCCACCCGGCCCAGGCGAAGTGCTGCTGAAAATGGCGGCCGCAGGCATTTGCGGCTCCGATCTGCATTATTACCAGAATGGCGGTTTCGGGCCGGTCAGGGTGCGCGAACCGATCATACCGGGTCACGAGGCATCGGGAATAGTAGAGAGGGCAGGGGAAGGGGTAGATCTGAAACCCGGGACGCTGGTCGCGGTCAATCCGAGCCAGCCCTGCGGCCGATGCGAATATTGCCGGAAGGGACTGGCGATCCACTGCCTCGACATGCGCTTCATGGGCAGCGCGATGCGCTTGCCGCACGAGCAGGGCATGTTCCGGGAATGGCTGGTGGTGCCGGCCATGCAGTGCGTCGAAGTGGGCGCAGCGACGACGGCGGCCGAAGCGGCCTGCAGCGAGCCTCTGGCCGTTTGCCTGCACGCAGCATCGCGTGCCGGAGAGATCTCCGGCAAACGCGTCCTCATCACAGGCGCCGGCCCGATCGGCTGCCTGATGGTTGCCGCCGCCCGCTATCATGGCGCGGCCGAGATCATCGTGACCGATCTGGCGGATGCGGCGCTGGAGCGGGCAAAGGCGATGGGCGCGAGCCGGACGATCAATGTGTCTAAAGAGGCTGCAGCACTTGCCGAATTCGAGACGGGGAAAGGCTATTTCGATCTCGTCTTCGAATGCTCGGCCGCCGCACCCGCCATCCGCAGCGCCATCGCCGCCATCAGGCCGCGCGGCACGATCGTGCAGGTCGGTGTCACGGGAGAGATCCCGGTCCCCCTCAACGCTATCGTCGGCAAGGAGCTGCAGATCCACGGCACGCAGCGTTTCCACGCGGAGTTCGCAGCCGCGGCCGAACTGATCTCAAGCCGCGAGATCGAAGTCCGGCCGATCATCAGCCACAGCCTGCCACTGCGAGATGCCACGGCCGCCTTCGAACTAGCCGGCGACCGCACGGCTGCCTGTAAAGTACAGCTCACATTTTAG